A section of the Pseudomonas sp. Q1-7 genome encodes:
- the nuoI gene encoding NADH-quinone oxidoreductase subunit NuoI: MIKEIIHVVHGTFTQLRSLVMIFGHAFRKRDTLQYPEEPVYLPPRYRGRIVLTRDPDGEERCVACNLCAVACPVGCISLQKAETEDGRWYPEFFRINFSRCIFCGLCEEACPTTAIQLTPDFEMSEFKRQDLVYEKEDLLISGPGKNPDYNFYRVAGMAIAGKPKGAAQNEAEPINVKSLLP, encoded by the coding sequence GCACCTTCACCCAGCTTCGCAGCCTGGTGATGATCTTCGGCCACGCCTTCCGCAAGCGTGACACCCTGCAATACCCGGAAGAGCCCGTGTACCTGCCGCCGCGCTACCGTGGCCGCATCGTGCTCACCCGCGACCCCGATGGCGAAGAGCGCTGCGTAGCCTGCAACCTCTGCGCGGTGGCTTGCCCGGTCGGCTGCATCTCCCTGCAGAAGGCCGAAACCGAGGACGGTCGCTGGTATCCGGAATTCTTCCGCATCAACTTCTCCCGCTGCATTTTCTGCGGCCTGTGCGAGGAAGCCTGCCCCACCACCGCAATCCAGCTAACCCCGGATTTCGAGATGAGCGAGTTCAAGCGCCAGGACCTGGTGTACGAGAAGGAAGACCTGCTGATCTCCGGCCCTGGCAAGAACCCGGACTACAACTTCTATCGCGTGGCGGGCATGGCCATCGCCGGCAAGCCGAAAGGCGCCGCGCAGAACGAGGCCGAGCCGATCAACGTGAAGAGCCTGCTGCCCTAA
- the nuoK gene encoding NADH-quinone oxidoreductase subunit NuoK, with the protein MTGIPMEHGLALSGVLFCLGLIGLMVRRNILFVLMSLEVMMNAAALAFVVAGARWAQPDGQIMFILVISLAAAEASIGLAILLQLYRRFHTLDIDAASEMRG; encoded by the coding sequence ATGACTGGCATCCCAATGGAACACGGCCTGGCGCTCTCCGGCGTACTGTTCTGCCTGGGCCTGATCGGCCTGATGGTGCGGCGCAACATCCTCTTCGTGCTGATGAGCCTGGAAGTCATGATGAACGCCGCCGCCCTGGCCTTCGTGGTTGCCGGCGCCCGCTGGGCCCAGCCCGACGGCCAGATCATGTTCATTCTGGTGATCAGCCTTGCAGCCGCCGAAGCCAGTATCGGCCTGGCGATCCTGCTGCAACTGTACCGCCGCTTCCATACCCTCGATATCGACGCTGCCAGCGAGATGCGCGGATGA
- the nuoJ gene encoding NADH-quinone oxidoreductase subunit J: MEFAFYFAAAVAVASTVLVITNTNPVHALLNLIVSLLAVSMCFFALGAPFAGALEIIVYAGAIMVLFVFVVMMLNLGPAIAEQEKKWLKPGIWTGPAILSAALLAELLYVLFGNANGATIGHTTVDAKTVGISLFGPYLLAVELASMLLLAALVAAFHLGRHEAKE; encoded by the coding sequence GTGGAATTCGCCTTCTATTTCGCCGCCGCCGTGGCGGTGGCCTCCACCGTGCTGGTGATCACCAACACCAACCCGGTGCATGCCCTGCTCAACCTCATCGTGTCGCTGCTGGCGGTGTCGATGTGCTTCTTCGCCCTGGGCGCGCCCTTTGCCGGCGCCCTGGAAATCATCGTTTACGCCGGCGCCATCATGGTGCTGTTCGTCTTCGTGGTGATGATGCTGAACCTTGGCCCGGCCATTGCCGAGCAGGAGAAGAAGTGGCTCAAACCCGGCATCTGGACCGGACCCGCCATACTCTCCGCCGCCCTGCTGGCCGAACTGCTGTATGTGCTGTTCGGCAACGCCAACGGCGCCACCATCGGTCACACCACGGTGGACGCCAAGACGGTCGGTATCAGCCTCTTCGGCCCCTATCTGCTGGCCGTGGAACTGGCCTCCATGCTGCTGCTGGCAGCCCTGGTCGCCGCCTTCCACCTTGGCCGCCACGAAGCAAAGGAGTAA